In the Clupea harengus chromosome 16, Ch_v2.0.2, whole genome shotgun sequence genome, one interval contains:
- the LOC105912490 gene encoding metalloproteinase inhibitor 3 isoform X1 translates to MKSMYHQLLSLLFVLGSLQINQLTEACSCALSHPQEAYCNSDIVIRAKVVGKKLLKDGPFGTMRYTIKQMKMYKGFEKVQHVQHIYTDASESLCGVKFDINKYQYLITGRVFDGKVYTGLCNFNERWERLSLAQKKGINHRYQLGCNCRVSGGGHCPPPGAWDQDEQEQDRAGPPGTKRRQQGPWGGRRHGGRGRGRGRGRGRPNLLPQHMIIL, encoded by the exons ATGAAGTCCATGTACCATCAGCTGTTAAGTCTTCTCTTCGTCCTCGGAAGCCTGCAGATCAACCAATTGACAGAGGCTTGTTCGTGCGCACTGTCGCACCCTCAAGAGGCGTACTGCAACTCCGATATAG TGATCCGTGCCAAGGTCGTGGGCAAAAAGCTGCTGAAGGATGGACCCTTTGGCACCATGAGATACACCATTAAACAGATGAAG ATGTACAAAGGCTTTGAAAAAGTGCAGCATGTTCAACACATCTACACTGATGCTTCTGAGAGCCTCTGCGGAGTGAAGTTCGACATCAACAAATACCAGTACCTGATCACAG GCCGTGTCTTTGACGGCAAGGTCTACACTGGCCTGTGCAACTTCAACGAGCGTTGGGAGCGCCTTTCCCTGGCCCAGAAGAAGGGCATCAACCACCGCTACCAGCTGGGCTGCAACTGCAGGGTGAGTGGCGGCGGGCACTGCCCCCCTCCTGGCGCGTGGGACCAGGACGAGCAAGAACAGGACAGAGCCGGCCCGCCGGGCACAAAGAGGCGCCAGCAGGGCCCATGGGGTGGCAGGAGGCATGgcggcaggggcaggggcaggggcagaggcagaggaagaccaAACCTTCTTCCTCAGCACATGATCATTCTCTAA
- the LOC105912490 gene encoding metalloproteinase inhibitor 3 isoform X2: MKSMYHQLLSLLFVLGSLQINQLTEACSCALSHPQEAYCNSDIVIRAKVVGKKLLKDGPFGTMRYTIKQMKMYKGFEKVQHVQHIYTDASESLCGVKFDINKYQYLITGRVFDGKVYTGLCNFNERWERLSLAQKKGINHRYQLGCNCRIKPCHYLPCFVTSKNECLWTDMLSHFGYPGYQSRHYACIQQKEGYCSWYRGMTTRDNTTDP; the protein is encoded by the exons ATGAAGTCCATGTACCATCAGCTGTTAAGTCTTCTCTTCGTCCTCGGAAGCCTGCAGATCAACCAATTGACAGAGGCTTGTTCGTGCGCACTGTCGCACCCTCAAGAGGCGTACTGCAACTCCGATATAG TGATCCGTGCCAAGGTCGTGGGCAAAAAGCTGCTGAAGGATGGACCCTTTGGCACCATGAGATACACCATTAAACAGATGAAG ATGTACAAAGGCTTTGAAAAAGTGCAGCATGTTCAACACATCTACACTGATGCTTCTGAGAGCCTCTGCGGAGTGAAGTTCGACATCAACAAATACCAGTACCTGATCACAG GCCGTGTCTTTGACGGCAAGGTCTACACTGGCCTGTGCAACTTCAACGAGCGTTGGGAGCGCCTTTCCCTGGCCCAGAAGAAGGGCATCAACCACCGCTACCAGCTGGGCTGCAACTGCAGG attAAGCCCTGTCACTACCTGCCATGCTTTGTGACTTCAAAGAACGAGTGCCTGTGGACGGACATGCTGTCCCACTTCGGCTACCCCGGCTACCAGTCGCGGCACTACGCCTGCATCCAGCAGAAGGAAGGCTACTGCAGCTGGTATCGGGGGATGACCACACGCGACAACACCACTGACCCTTGA